One part of the Rutidosis leptorrhynchoides isolate AG116_Rl617_1_P2 chromosome 1, CSIRO_AGI_Rlap_v1, whole genome shotgun sequence genome encodes these proteins:
- the LOC139885747 gene encoding uncharacterized protein — protein MRHSFHDNALQIIQQNDWPISKILTLSDVDITHPFLTLPRQPVELYILIHLTQLERDHLLNKEQVPIDAQDDDTGDVYLMKLKWSGSYYNLIGKWGRIVRSKGLEAGKEIKLSFYNGCLHFSVPDQQSPSVQQSPPVQLLPPVQQSPPVPALVVRHNYWPIKKVLTLSDVDTNHPFLPLTRRSVEDHILVHWTPQQRELLRSEEQVNLNAYDVDTGEVYIMKLRWRGNYYNLIGKWGKIVKRKGLGVGKEIKIRWANGCLNFSVPYEHIVAEPEIPVMMSQQDDWPIRKVLTSSDVDINHPFLTLPGKSVDDHILLYWGLQAREQLRNEHQINVNARDDDTGDVYLMKLKWRGSYYNLIGKWGQIIRGKGLQVGQEIKVRWDNGFLVFSVPR, from the coding sequence ATGAGACATTCTTTTCATGATAATGCATTACAAATAATACAACAAAACGATTGGCCAATCAGCAAGATTCTCACCCTTTCAGACGTTGACATCACTCATCCGTTTCTCACTCTACCCCGTCAACCAGTCGAATTATACATCCTCATTCATCTAACACAGCTCGAAAGAGATCACTTACTTAACAAAGAACAAGTACCCATCGATGCTCAAGATGATGACACCGGTGATGTTTATTTAATGAAATTAAAATGGAGCGGAAGTTATTATAATCTTATCGGCAAATGGGGAAGAATCGTAAGGAGTAAAGGACTTGAAGCTGGGAAGGAAATAAAACTAAGCTTTTATAATGGATGCTTACACTTTTCGGTGCCAGATCAGCAAAGTCCATCTGTACAACAATCGCCACCTGTACAACTATTGCCACCTGTACAACAATCGCCACCTGTACCTGCACTAGTAGTGCGTCATAACTACTGGCCAATCAAAAAGGTTCTAACTTTATCTGACGTGGACACTAATCACCCGTTTCTACCATTGACACGTAGATCGGTTGAAGATCATATTCTTGTCCATTGGACACCTCAGCAAAGAGAGCTTTTGAGATCCGAAGAACAGGTAAACTTAAACGCGTACGATGTAGATACAGGAGAGGTATATATTATGAAGCTGAGGTGGCGCGGTAATTATTATAACCTAATAGGAAAATGGGGTAAAATTGTTAAAAGAAAGGGGCTTGGTGTAGGTAAAGAAATTAAGATTCGTTGGGCTAACGGGTGCTTAAATTTTTCTGTCCCGTATGAACATATTGTCGCTGAGCCAGAAATTCCTGTGATGATGAGTCAGCAAGATGATTGGCCAATTAGAAAGGTGCTGACATCATCTGACGTGGATATAAACCATCCGTTCTTGACGTTACCTGGGAAGTCAGTTGACGATCATATTCTTTTGTATTGGGGCTTACAGGCACGAGAACAGTTAAGAAACGAGCACCAAATAAATGTGAATGCTCGAGATGATGATACAGGTGATGTGTATTTAATGAAGTTGAAATGGCGCGGGAGTTATTATAATCTTATTGGCAAATGGGGTCAGATTATTAGAGGGAAGGGTTTGCAAGTTGGACAGGAGATTAAAGTTCGTTGGGATAACGGGTTCCTGGTTTTCTCTGTTCCTCGTTGA
- the LOC139885746 gene encoding magnesium transporter MRS2-4-like, with translation MGKTNPFSFRRTNSNTTTRRRKTTKKTGESPLLQPSPSSPPPPPDDGMPVAVASTKPKKKAGGARLWMRFDTSGESEVFECDKSTIIKRAGIPARDLRILGPVFSNSSNILARERAMVVNLEYIKAIVTAEEVLLLDPLRQEVLPFVDQLRQQLSRKTVPNTSDGRQLALRDAESNLSASGRWLTVPETSEGFQDELPFEFQVLEVALEVVCTYLDSSVADLERDAYPVLDELAKNVSTKNLERVRSLKTNLTRLLARVQKVRDELEHLLDDDEDMTQLYLTRKRLQNQQSEALLGGVGSVSFTNGAHHLRRLSSVKSGSIMTSANLNDNDVEDLEMLLEAYFMQLDGTRNKILSVREYIDDTEDYVNIQLDNQRNELIQLQLTLTIASFAIAFETLVAGLFGMNIPCRLYEIPGIFEPFVGGLTAISVVLFLLMLGYARWKKLLGS, from the exons ATGGGGAAAACTAACCCATTCTCGTTTCGCCGGACCAATAGTAACACAACAACGAGGCGTCGCAAAACCACCAAAAAAACCGGTGAATCGCCGCTACTTCAACCGTCTCCATCGTCACCACCGCCGCCGCCTGATGACGGGATGCCGGTCGCCGTTGCGTCGACGAAACCTAAGAAGAAAGCAGGTGGAGCTAGGTTATGGATGAGGTTTGATACAAGTGGTGAATCTGAAGTGTTTGAGTGTGATAAAAGCACCATTATTAAACGAGCTGGTATACCTGCTAGGGATTTGAGGATCCTTGGCCCTGTCTTCTCCAATTCTTCTAATATTCTtg CTAGGGAGAGGGCAATGGTTGTTAATTTGGAATATATAAAGGCCATAGTTACAGCAGAAGAAGTCTTGTTACTCGATCCTTTACGTCAAGAGGTTCTTCCATTTGTGGATCAACTTAGGCAACAATTGTCTCGTAAAACCGTTCCCAATACGTCAGATGGTCGTCAGCTTGCTTTGCGTGATGCAGAATCGAACTTATCAGCTTCTGGACGTTGGTTAACTGTTCCTGAAACCTCTGAAGGTTTTCAAGACGAGCTTCCGTTTGAATTTCAAGTTCTGGAGGTCGCGTTGGAGGTGGTCTGCACGTATTTGGACTCGAGTGTTGCAGATCTTGAAAGGGATGCTTATCCTGTGCTAGATGAACTGGCAAAGAATGTCAGCACCAAGAATCTTGAGCGTGTACGAAGCTTGAAAACTAACCTGACTCGTCTGCTTGCACGAGTACAAAAG GTGAGGGATGAACTTGAACATCTTCTTGATGACGACGAGGATATGACACAGCTGTATTTAACAAGGAAGCGGTTACAGAATCAACAAAGTGAGGCTTTGTTGGGAGGTGTAGGTTCAGTTAGCTTCACCAATGGTGCGCACCATCTGAGGCGACTTAGTTCTGTCAAGAGTGGAAGTATAATGACAAGCGCTAATCTGAATGATAATGACGTCGAGGATCTCGAAATGTTGCTCGAGGCTTATTTCATGCAGCTTGATGGAACTCGTAACAAAATCTTATCT GTTCGTGAGTACATCGATGACACAGAGGACTATGTGAATATCCAACTGGACAACCAACGAAACGAGCTTATTCAACTTCAGTTAACATTAACCATAGCATCATTTGCTATAGCCTTTGAGACCCTGGTGGCTGGATTATTTGGAATGAATATTCCGTGTCGTTTATATGAGATACCCGGGATATTCGAGCCTTTTGTTGGAGGCCTCACCGCCATTTCTGTTGTGCTTTTTCTGCTTATGCTTGGATACGCTAGATGGAAGAAGCTACTTGGATCGTAA